The sequence below is a genomic window from Chryseobacterium foetidum.
CGATAAAAAATATTTTAATGGTAAAAATCTGCAACCAGATTCTACTGCAACGATTAATTTAACGAAATACGAGCCCAACGTACTTGAATTTAAATCTTCTTCAAAAACGCCACAGCTGGCAGTTTTCTCGGAAATTTATTATCCGCACGGCTGGAAAGTTTCAGTTGACGGGAAAGAAGTTGATTACGTGAAAGCAGATTATTTACTTCGTGCTGTTCACGTTCCTGCCGGAAGTCACAATATCAAAATGGTTTTCGAGCCGCAAGTCATTGAAAACGGAAAATGGATTTCACTGATTTGCTTTGCCCTGTTTGTGTTATTGAGTGCCGGAGGAATTTATTTTGTTTACCGTAAAAAAGAACAACCAGCCACTATTAGGTAACGTCATTGCGAGGAGGAACGACGAAGCAATCTGTTAATTTTATAAATACTTTTAAAAAGATTGCTTTCCCGAACCGTTGAGACAGGCTTTACTAGCTATCAACCTGCAAAATTTAGAATGGAATTAAAAAAAATCCTTATCATCACTTACTACTGGCCACCTGCGGGAGGTCCGGGTGTTCAGCGTTGGTTAAAGTTTGCGAAATATCTCCCTGATTACGGCTGGAAACCCATCATTTACACTCCTGAAAATCCGAGCTATCCTTTGCTGGATGAAAGTCTGATGAAAGACGTTCCCGCAGATCTGGAAATCGTACGAACCAATATTTGGGAGCCTTATCAGCTGGCTGAAAAGCTCAATAAAAGCAACAAAAAATTCAAAGCCGGACAGTTTGATGTGGGTCAGAATCAGAGCTGGAAATCTAAACTTTCGATTTGGGTGAGAGGAAATTTCTTCATTCCCGACGCGAGAGTTTTCTGGGTAAAACCTTCCACGCAGTTTCTGGAAAAATATCTGAAGGAAAATAACATTGAAACCATCGTTACGACTGGCCCGCCCCACTCGATGCATTTGATTGGTTTAAATTTAAAAAAGAAATTCCCCGAACTGAAATGGATCGCCGATTTCCGCGACCCATGGACGGAAATTTCCTATTATAAACATTTAAAACTGACCAACAGATCAGATAAAAAACACCGTTTTCTTGAAAGCGAAGTTTTCAAAAATGCAGATATCACCTTGGCAACGAGCTACACCGATGCCGAAAACTTCCGTAAAAACGGAGCAAACTCTTTCTGCATCACCAACGGCTTTGACGAAACAGACTCAAACCCAAATACCTTCCAACTCTCAAACTCTAAGAGATGTCATCCTGAGCCTGTCGAAGGACTACAACCCTCAAACCCTCAAACCAAATTCACCCTCAGCT
It includes:
- a CDS encoding glycosyltransferase family protein; its protein translation is MELKKILIITYYWPPAGGPGVQRWLKFAKYLPDYGWKPIIYTPENPSYPLLDESLMKDVPADLEIVRTNIWEPYQLAEKLNKSNKKFKAGQFDVGQNQSWKSKLSIWVRGNFFIPDARVFWVKPSTQFLEKYLKENNIETIVTTGPPHSMHLIGLNLKKKFPELKWIADFRDPWTEISYYKHLKLTNRSDKKHRFLESEVFKNADITLATSYTDAENFRKNGANSFCITNGFDETDSNPNTFQLSNSKRCHPEPVEGLQPSNPQTKFTLSYIGVLEQLRNPENLWKALDNLVKTSSDFAENFSLKFVGRIDDKILNTIENSLLKWHILNLGYLSHDKAVSEMSNSNLLLMTNFPNESSKGIIPGKIFEYLATGKQIISFGPDDADVAKILNETKAGKHFSYNDSKEIEDFILEKFVLWKNGNFSENTQNIEQFSRRNLTKQLSEIL